In Streptomyces nojiriensis, one genomic interval encodes:
- a CDS encoding amidohydrolase — protein sequence MARHPFPADLLLTGARIHTVDPDLPEAEALAVHDGRIVWVGPDTGAAAWAGPDTRRIDAGGKLVLPGFIDAHNHVRLGSDADCVQLAGVRTLEGIHERILAWRQANPDAGWIEAEAFDYSAIPGGRMPCAADLDPVTGDTPAIVLSYDVHTAWLNTAAMRRLGVSRDRTDLPFGTAAVDPETGEPTGFVKDFAVKGLSRDGHRALRELGVPWASPDRQYGRLAKSLDDAIGFGITTVVEPQNSLDDLELFERARSEGRLRSRIVAALFHPRGTGDADLDEFADAARRFAGDRLRVGPLKLYIDDVVEPRTAALLEPYTGCGAHRGETFYPAEEFADLLAKLDARGFQCFVHATGDRGIRTVLDAVEHARTLNGPRDARHQVVHVECLDPADVPRFAQLGVIACMQPRHCAPEIAGPGQDWAENVGEGRWHKAWPMRSLHEAGAVLAFSSDWNVAEMDPMVGIYTAVTRRPLSGDGPAWQPAETVDVATAVYGYTMGSAHANFLERERGSLTVGKAADFVILSRDILAVPADEIPGTVAETVVVAGEVVHAAF from the coding sequence ATGGCACGCCACCCCTTCCCCGCCGACCTGCTGCTCACCGGAGCCCGGATCCACACCGTCGATCCCGACCTGCCCGAGGCCGAAGCCCTCGCCGTCCACGACGGGCGGATCGTCTGGGTCGGCCCGGACACCGGGGCCGCCGCCTGGGCCGGCCCGGACACCCGGCGGATCGACGCGGGCGGCAAGCTCGTCCTGCCGGGCTTCATCGACGCCCACAACCACGTCCGGCTCGGCTCCGACGCGGACTGCGTCCAGCTCGCCGGGGTGCGCACCCTGGAGGGCATCCACGAACGGATCCTGGCCTGGCGGCAGGCCAACCCGGACGCCGGCTGGATCGAGGCCGAGGCCTTCGACTACTCCGCCATCCCGGGCGGGCGGATGCCGTGCGCCGCCGACCTGGACCCGGTCACCGGGGACACCCCGGCGATCGTGCTCTCGTACGACGTGCACACGGCCTGGCTGAACACGGCGGCCATGCGGCGGCTCGGGGTCTCGCGGGACCGCACCGACCTCCCCTTCGGGACGGCGGCGGTGGACCCGGAGACCGGCGAGCCCACCGGGTTCGTCAAGGACTTCGCCGTCAAGGGACTCTCCCGCGACGGCCACCGGGCCCTGCGCGAGCTGGGCGTGCCGTGGGCCTCGCCGGACCGCCAGTACGGGCGGCTCGCCAAGAGCCTCGACGACGCCATCGGCTTCGGCATCACCACCGTGGTCGAGCCCCAGAACTCCCTCGACGACCTCGAACTCTTCGAACGGGCCCGCTCCGAAGGGCGGTTGCGCTCACGGATCGTCGCGGCGCTGTTCCACCCGCGCGGTACCGGCGACGCCGACCTGGACGAATTCGCCGACGCGGCACGGCGGTTCGCCGGGGACCGGCTGCGGGTCGGCCCGCTCAAGCTGTACATCGACGACGTGGTGGAACCGCGTACGGCCGCCCTGCTGGAGCCGTACACCGGATGCGGCGCGCACCGGGGCGAGACCTTCTACCCGGCGGAGGAGTTCGCGGACCTGCTGGCGAAGCTGGACGCCCGCGGCTTCCAGTGCTTCGTGCACGCGACCGGCGACCGGGGCATCCGGACCGTCCTGGACGCGGTCGAGCACGCGCGGACCCTGAACGGCCCGCGCGACGCCCGCCACCAGGTGGTCCACGTGGAGTGCCTGGACCCGGCGGACGTGCCGCGCTTCGCGCAGCTCGGCGTGATCGCCTGCATGCAGCCGAGGCACTGCGCACCGGAGATCGCGGGCCCCGGCCAGGACTGGGCGGAGAACGTGGGCGAGGGCCGCTGGCACAAGGCCTGGCCGATGCGGAGCCTGCACGAGGCGGGGGCGGTGCTGGCGTTCTCCAGCGACTGGAACGTGGCGGAGATGGACCCGATGGTCGGCATCTACACGGCCGTGACGCGCCGCCCGCTGTCCGGCGACGGACCGGCCTGGCAGCCGGCCGAGACGGTGGACGTGGCGACGGCCGTGTACGGCTACACGATGGGCTCGGCCCATGCCAACTTCCTGGAGCGGGAACGCGGTTCCCTCACGGTGGGCAAGGCCGCGGACTTCGTGATCCTGTCCCGGGACATCCTCGCCGTCCCGGCGGACGAGATCCCGGGCACGGTCGCCGAGACGGTCGTGGTGGCGGGCGAGGTGGTCCACGCGGCGTTCTGA
- a CDS encoding purine-cytosine permease family protein — protein MGQQETVDVDEVFRVETHGIDPIPDAERHGSAKDLFWLWFGSNLTFTYVINGALAVAFGLSFWQATAVVVIGGLSFFAISAAGLSGIRTGTATLVISRATFGVRGNLPAGVLNWVVSIGYTIVNTVVGTLALEVFFAEIGWQGGTAGRAVALLVTLALTFAVAMWGHATVQFAERWMAYVLAAGFGILLLFVLPGTDTAAPAAAAPGLSGWSLAFVVMLAGPFSYLPMPADYTRYLPRTTSLKSITWMGALGGFLSSVALGVAGVAAATRTDMTDAVAGAESLLPGWFQPLFLALVLGGSVTNSIITLYSSSLNLQVLGIPWSRARAIVISAAVTAAGSLAALFLTDFTTSLLSFLSLLIIVFAPWGGVFLADMLLRRCHYDADALHAGSAGAYWYRSGYHPAGITALLAGMAFAALTCDSELWTGPLVAPLGGADLTLLGSVVSGLTYWALTRRRVAAYVPAA, from the coding sequence ATGGGACAGCAGGAGACAGTCGACGTCGACGAGGTGTTCCGGGTCGAAACCCACGGGATCGACCCGATTCCGGACGCCGAACGCCACGGCAGCGCCAAGGACCTCTTCTGGCTCTGGTTCGGCTCCAACCTCACCTTCACCTACGTGATCAACGGCGCCCTCGCCGTCGCCTTCGGGCTCTCCTTCTGGCAGGCCACCGCCGTGGTCGTGATCGGCGGACTCTCCTTCTTCGCCATCAGCGCCGCCGGACTCAGCGGCATCCGCACCGGCACCGCCACCCTGGTCATCTCCCGCGCCACCTTCGGAGTGCGCGGCAACCTCCCGGCCGGCGTCCTCAACTGGGTGGTGAGCATCGGCTACACCATCGTCAACACCGTGGTGGGCACCCTCGCGCTGGAAGTCTTCTTCGCCGAGATCGGCTGGCAGGGCGGCACCGCCGGCCGCGCCGTCGCCCTCCTGGTCACCCTCGCGCTGACCTTCGCCGTCGCCATGTGGGGCCACGCCACCGTGCAGTTCGCCGAACGCTGGATGGCCTACGTCCTCGCCGCCGGCTTCGGCATCCTGCTCCTCTTCGTCCTGCCCGGCACCGACACCGCCGCCCCGGCCGCCGCCGCACCCGGCCTCTCCGGCTGGAGCCTCGCCTTCGTGGTCATGCTCGCCGGACCCTTCTCGTACCTGCCCATGCCCGCCGACTACACCCGCTACCTGCCCCGGACCACCTCGCTGAAGTCCATCACCTGGATGGGCGCCCTCGGTGGCTTCCTCTCCTCGGTCGCCCTCGGCGTCGCGGGCGTCGCCGCCGCCACCCGGACCGACATGACCGACGCGGTCGCCGGCGCCGAGAGTCTGCTGCCCGGCTGGTTCCAGCCGCTGTTCCTGGCCCTCGTGCTCGGCGGCTCGGTCACCAACTCGATCATCACGCTCTACTCCTCCAGCCTGAACCTCCAGGTCCTCGGCATCCCCTGGAGCCGCGCCCGGGCCATCGTCATCAGCGCCGCCGTCACCGCCGCCGGCTCGCTCGCCGCGCTGTTCCTCACCGACTTCACCACCTCCCTCCTCTCCTTCCTCTCCCTGCTGATCATCGTGTTCGCCCCCTGGGGCGGAGTCTTCCTCGCCGACATGCTGCTGCGCCGCTGCCACTACGACGCCGACGCGCTGCACGCAGGCAGCGCGGGCGCCTACTGGTACCGCTCCGGCTACCACCCCGCCGGCATCACCGCCCTGCTCGCCGGAATGGCCTTCGCCGCCCTGACCTGCGACTCCGAGCTCTGGACCGGGCCACTGGTCGCCCCGCTCGGCGGCGCCGACCTCACCCTGCTCGGCTCGGTCGTCTCCGGACTCACCTACTGGGCCCTCACCCGCCGCCGGGTCGCGGCGTACGTCCCGGCCGCCTGA
- a CDS encoding TetR/AcrR family transcriptional regulator: MAGAARRRDGRIAQERMLEEAMAAIAEDGLAALTMSALAERLGTSGGHILYYFGSKDRLLLEALRWSEEQLTGERRALLGRRVTAARKLDQFLELYLPEGPRDPRWTLWIELWARTASNQPLKAAQEEIDDSWQRDLEALLAKGVDQGRFAPMDVSARASELLALLDGLSTRVVLGQRGADRARALEQARSAAALLVPRT, encoded by the coding sequence GTGGCGGGAGCAGCACGGCGGCGCGACGGGCGGATCGCCCAGGAGCGGATGCTGGAAGAGGCCATGGCGGCCATCGCCGAGGACGGACTGGCCGCGCTCACCATGTCCGCGCTGGCCGAGCGCCTCGGCACCAGCGGGGGCCACATCCTGTACTACTTCGGCAGCAAGGACCGGCTCCTGCTGGAGGCCCTGCGCTGGAGCGAGGAGCAGCTCACCGGGGAGCGCCGGGCGCTGCTCGGCCGCAGGGTGACGGCGGCGCGCAAGCTGGACCAGTTCCTGGAGCTCTACCTCCCCGAGGGGCCCCGCGACCCGCGCTGGACGCTGTGGATCGAGCTGTGGGCCCGTACCGCCTCCAACCAGCCGCTGAAGGCCGCCCAGGAGGAGATCGACGACAGCTGGCAGCGGGACTTGGAGGCCCTCCTGGCCAAGGGCGTGGACCAGGGCCGCTTCGCGCCCATGGACGTGTCGGCGCGGGCCTCGGAGCTGCTCGCCCTGCTGGACGGCCTGAGCACCCGGGTCGTCCTGGGGCAGCGCGGCGCGGACCGCGCCCGCGCCCTGGAGCAGGCCCGCTCGGCGGCGGCCCTGCTCGTGCCCCGCACCTGA
- a CDS encoding alpha/beta fold hydrolase, which produces MRNQVRTADGRALTVERWGDPDGKPVFLLHGMPGSRLGPAPRGMVLYQRRMQLIAYDRPGYGGSDRHVGRTVADVAQDVAAIADALGLDTFAVAGRSGGAAGALACAALLPDRVTRTAGMVGLAPRDAEDLDWFAGMAASNVREYTTATDDPEELAARLIPRADGIRKDPGRLLDELRRELTDNDRMIVSDAGLRAMLLRNYREGLRHSAYGWIDDVLAFSRPWGFDPADIRCPVLIWHGELDVFSPVGHSRWLARRIPGATTNIVPAAAHFASLRALPDVLNWLLRDLPTPDLSEQQPA; this is translated from the coding sequence GTGCGCAATCAGGTGCGCACAGCGGACGGGCGCGCTCTGACCGTGGAGCGCTGGGGCGATCCCGACGGCAAACCCGTCTTTCTGCTGCACGGCATGCCCGGCAGCCGCCTCGGCCCGGCCCCCCGGGGCATGGTCCTCTACCAGCGCCGCATGCAGCTCATCGCCTACGACAGACCCGGCTACGGCGGCTCCGACCGCCACGTGGGCCGCACCGTGGCCGACGTGGCCCAGGACGTGGCCGCCATCGCCGACGCCCTCGGTCTGGACACCTTCGCGGTCGCCGGCCGCTCCGGCGGCGCCGCCGGCGCGCTGGCCTGCGCCGCCCTCCTCCCGGACCGTGTCACCCGGACCGCGGGGATGGTCGGCCTCGCCCCGCGGGACGCGGAGGACCTGGACTGGTTCGCCGGGATGGCCGCGTCCAACGTGCGGGAGTACACCACCGCCACCGACGACCCCGAGGAGCTGGCGGCCCGGCTGATCCCGCGCGCCGACGGCATCCGCAAGGACCCCGGCCGGCTGCTGGACGAACTGCGCCGGGAGCTGACCGACAACGACCGCATGATCGTCTCGGACGCCGGCCTGCGGGCGATGCTCCTGCGGAACTACCGCGAGGGGCTGCGCCATTCGGCGTACGGATGGATCGACGACGTCCTCGCCTTCAGCCGCCCCTGGGGCTTCGACCCGGCCGACATCCGCTGTCCGGTGCTGATCTGGCACGGCGAGCTCGACGTGTTCTCCCCCGTGGGTCACTCCCGCTGGCTGGCCCGCCGCATTCCCGGGGCCACGACCAACATCGTTCCCGCCGCCGCGCACTTCGCCTCCCTGCGCGCGCTGCCCGACGTACTGAACTGGCTGCTGCGCGACCTCCCGACACCGGATCTCAGCGAACAGCAGCCCGCGTAG
- the fxsA gene encoding FxSxx-COOH cyclophane-containing RiPP peptide, translating into MNTSASPATSSVKAHRVPLGKIDVHTAAAATTLGRVLPAESARPVQAPIFNSAL; encoded by the coding sequence GTGAACACTTCAGCATCCCCCGCGACCAGCTCGGTCAAGGCCCACCGGGTCCCGCTCGGCAAGATCGACGTCCACACCGCGGCCGCGGCGACGACGCTCGGTCGCGTGCTGCCGGCCGAATCTGCTCGTCCGGTTCAGGCACCGATCTTCAACTCCGCGCTCTGA
- the fxsBH gene encoding radical SAM/SPASM protein FxsBH, inactivated beta-hydroxylase extension form: MTGLIAFREIVLKVHSRCDLACDHCYVYEHADQSWRARPKVISPEVISHTASRLAEHARDHALPSVTVILHGGEPLLAGPSRLRLVCEEFTRALDGVAELDLRIHTNGLQLSTRYLDLFDEYGVRVGISLDGDRAANDRHRRFADGRTSHPLVLAAVALLRSEPYRHLYQGLLCTVDVANDPVAVLDALVELEPPRVDFLLPHATWETPPARPDGAPDAYARWLLRIFDHWDRLGRPVPVRLFESLLSTLRGGPSLTESLGLAPTDLVVVETDGTLEQVDSLKSAFEGAAATGFNVFDHAFDQVAAHPGVRARQLGLAGVSESCRRCPVVRSCGGGLYTHRYRDRNGFDNPSVYCTDLRELVDGVEGRTAPRETAPQLTDPAELARSQEELTRVLLARLHADLAADPGWARAWELVAAVERAGEAGTDALDAVLDHPFTRTWVLAALDAARDGRQDAPEAARRLTALAAAAVLRGGLDLPAEVAYRDGEVYLPTLGLLRLGEPGTEGRAALHVTAEGYAVRDGRAEHRFGPTAGDARWQPVRTWSPGPDAAPVALEDLDPYRNCFPRPPRLRLGAGEAEEWRGRLDRAWALLHKAVPEFARAAATGLTTLTPLAGGPRAGGWGEAGRHGPGALGVPYAAGVRETALALLTGRRRTRLRALTEVADLYALDGQWQHRSPWRERPVPVSRLLADVHERVAVEAYRRATATPEPGGSDRIHRALDLLSEAAELTVTGKSLVAELRYELKTVDA, encoded by the coding sequence ATGACCGGCCTGATCGCATTTCGCGAGATCGTCCTGAAAGTTCACAGCAGATGCGATCTTGCTTGTGATCATTGCTACGTCTACGAACACGCAGATCAGAGCTGGCGGGCCCGGCCGAAAGTGATCTCCCCCGAGGTTATTTCGCATACCGCGTCCAGGCTCGCCGAACATGCCCGTGACCATGCACTCCCCTCCGTCACGGTGATTCTCCATGGAGGGGAACCCCTGTTGGCGGGCCCGTCCCGGCTCCGCCTCGTGTGCGAGGAGTTCACCCGGGCGCTCGACGGGGTCGCCGAACTCGACCTGCGCATCCACACCAACGGGCTCCAGCTCAGCACCCGTTACCTCGACCTCTTCGACGAGTACGGCGTCCGGGTCGGCATCTCCCTCGACGGGGACCGCGCCGCCAACGACCGCCACCGCCGGTTCGCCGACGGCCGCACGAGCCACCCGCTGGTCCTGGCCGCCGTCGCACTGCTGCGCTCCGAGCCGTACCGCCACCTCTACCAAGGCCTGCTCTGCACCGTGGACGTGGCCAACGACCCCGTCGCCGTACTGGACGCGCTGGTCGAACTCGAGCCCCCGCGCGTCGACTTCCTCCTCCCCCACGCCACGTGGGAGACGCCCCCGGCCCGCCCCGACGGCGCCCCCGACGCCTACGCGCGCTGGCTGCTGCGGATCTTCGACCACTGGGACCGGCTGGGACGCCCGGTGCCCGTACGGCTCTTCGAGTCCCTGCTGTCCACCCTGCGCGGGGGCCCCAGCCTCACCGAGTCGCTCGGCCTCGCGCCCACCGACCTCGTCGTCGTCGAGACCGACGGGACCCTGGAACAGGTGGACTCCCTCAAGAGCGCCTTCGAGGGGGCCGCGGCCACCGGCTTCAATGTCTTCGACCACGCGTTTGACCAGGTCGCGGCCCATCCCGGGGTCCGTGCCCGGCAACTGGGCCTGGCGGGCGTCAGCGAGTCGTGCCGCCGGTGCCCCGTCGTACGTTCGTGCGGGGGCGGGCTCTACACCCACCGCTACCGCGACCGGAACGGCTTCGACAACCCCTCGGTCTACTGCACCGACCTGCGCGAGCTCGTGGACGGGGTCGAGGGCCGCACCGCACCGCGGGAGACCGCTCCGCAGCTCACCGACCCGGCCGAACTCGCCCGGTCCCAGGAGGAACTGACCCGCGTCCTGCTGGCCCGGCTGCACGCGGACCTCGCCGCCGACCCCGGCTGGGCGCGGGCCTGGGAGCTGGTGGCCGCCGTGGAGCGGGCCGGGGAGGCGGGCACGGACGCGCTGGACGCCGTACTGGACCACCCCTTCACCCGGACCTGGGTGCTGGCGGCCCTGGACGCCGCCCGCGACGGCCGGCAGGACGCCCCGGAGGCGGCGCGCAGGCTGACCGCTCTGGCCGCCGCGGCCGTGCTCCGCGGCGGGCTGGACCTGCCGGCCGAGGTGGCCTACCGGGACGGCGAGGTGTACCTGCCGACGCTGGGGCTGCTGCGGCTCGGGGAGCCCGGCACGGAGGGCCGGGCCGCGCTGCACGTCACCGCCGAGGGATACGCCGTACGGGACGGCCGCGCCGAGCACCGCTTCGGGCCCACGGCGGGGGACGCCCGCTGGCAGCCCGTACGCACCTGGTCGCCCGGGCCGGACGCGGCCCCGGTGGCCCTGGAGGACCTCGACCCGTACCGCAACTGCTTCCCCCGCCCGCCCAGGCTCCGCCTCGGCGCCGGGGAGGCCGAGGAGTGGCGGGGCAGGCTGGACCGGGCGTGGGCGCTGCTGCACAAGGCGGTGCCGGAGTTCGCCCGGGCGGCGGCCACCGGGCTGACCACGCTGACCCCGCTCGCGGGCGGCCCGCGCGCGGGCGGCTGGGGCGAGGCCGGGCGGCACGGGCCGGGGGCACTCGGGGTGCCGTACGCGGCGGGGGTGCGCGAGACCGCGCTGGCGCTGCTGACCGGGCGGCGGCGGACCCGTCTGCGGGCGCTGACCGAGGTGGCCGACCTGTACGCGCTGGACGGTCAGTGGCAGCACCGCTCGCCGTGGCGGGAGCGGCCGGTACCGGTGTCCCGGCTGCTGGCGGACGTGCACGAGCGGGTGGCGGTGGAGGCGTACCGGCGGGCCACGGCGACGCCCGAGCCGGGCGGCTCGGACCGGATCCACCGGGCCCTGGACCTGCTCTCGGAGGCGGCCGAGCTGACGGTCACCGGAAAGAGCCTGGTCGCGGAGCTCCGCTACGAACTGAAGACGGTCGACGCGTGA
- a CDS encoding aminoglycoside N(3)-acetyltransferase, with product MSAPGRLQLAVQLRLAGVRPGMRLMVHSALGGTGLRAELLRDALTGVLGPRGTLVVPAFTPENSKTSTAHLERIRGLDEAGVRDFRERMPAFDPASTPSQGMGSLAEAVRTAPGAARSAHPQTSFAALGADAERLCSGHRLGCHLGEESPLGKLCWEGGQVLMINVGFSVCTAFHLAEYRIPKPPLRMYQCVVKVNLPGSQRHRQEGEWTAYEDVALDDGDFAEIGDAFPDSRVRRGRVGGASTMLFSLPEAVDHALDWMTENRR from the coding sequence GTGAGTGCGCCCGGCCGGCTCCAGCTCGCCGTGCAGTTGCGGCTGGCCGGGGTCCGCCCCGGCATGCGGCTCATGGTGCACTCCGCCCTCGGTGGGACCGGGCTGCGCGCGGAGCTGCTGCGCGACGCCCTGACGGGCGTCCTCGGGCCGCGCGGCACCCTGGTGGTCCCGGCGTTCACCCCGGAGAACTCCAAGACCTCCACCGCCCACCTGGAGCGGATCCGCGGTCTGGACGAGGCCGGGGTGCGGGACTTCCGCGAGCGGATGCCCGCCTTCGACCCGGCGAGCACCCCGAGCCAGGGCATGGGGTCCTTGGCCGAGGCCGTCCGCACCGCGCCGGGCGCGGCGCGCAGCGCCCATCCGCAGACCTCGTTCGCGGCCCTCGGGGCGGACGCGGAGCGGCTGTGCTCGGGTCATCGCCTCGGATGCCATCTGGGGGAGGAGTCACCTCTGGGAAAGCTGTGCTGGGAGGGCGGGCAGGTACTCATGATCAATGTGGGGTTTTCGGTCTGTACCGCTTTCCATCTCGCGGAGTACCGAATTCCGAAGCCCCCCTTGCGCATGTACCAGTGTGTGGTGAAGGTGAACCTTCCGGGGTCGCAAAGGCACCGGCAGGAGGGGGAGTGGACCGCATACGAGGACGTCGCGCTGGACGACGGCGATTTCGCGGAGATCGGTGACGCGTTCCCGGATTCACGGGTGCGCAGGGGGCGGGTGGGAGGTGCGTCGACCATGCTCTTCTCCCTCCCGGAGGCCGTCGATCACGCCCTTGACTGGATGACCGAAAACAGACGCTGA
- a CDS encoding TIR-like protein FxsC, with amino-acid sequence MPASGEPYFFLSYAHTPRFGAGGPDPDMWVERLFRDLCGHVMALTDLRAGYDVGFMDREIRSGEGWSERLARALANCRVFVPLFSPRYFASEMCGKEWFAFAQRAVQHGAMSNKQAEAIVPALWVPVPPEQLPGPAERLQFNHNTFGERYVTDGLYGLIKLRGYAEQYEQAVYELARRIVQVAETAHLDPIRPLDYRNVPSAFGSSGSPARTLHVTVAAASRHDLPEGRTPEYYGDSALEWNPYHPVAQRPIAYVAEDLVKNLNYQTTMSSFDDEAGHLDSKQLPTRPEILIVDRWAVEDEQRRRRLAAFDREPRPWVNVVVPWNRYDHQSRSKENELADRLENTMPKTMSQGRAACRAAANGVANVETLGQILPQVVEAAAQQFLRHAQPYPPKGDTSIERPRLLGPMGMNGPPGPPSPRVPFPPDSDRHRTGPAGAGLHDNDDNDTDRGDADDSEQ; translated from the coding sequence GTGCCCGCATCAGGGGAGCCGTACTTTTTTCTCAGTTACGCACATACACCGAGGTTCGGGGCCGGGGGCCCCGACCCGGACATGTGGGTCGAGCGCCTTTTCCGTGATCTCTGCGGGCACGTCATGGCGCTGACGGACCTGCGTGCCGGGTACGACGTCGGGTTCATGGACCGGGAGATACGCAGCGGCGAGGGCTGGTCCGAACGGCTCGCCCGGGCACTCGCCAACTGCCGCGTCTTCGTTCCCCTGTTCTCGCCGCGGTACTTCGCCAGCGAGATGTGCGGGAAAGAGTGGTTCGCCTTCGCGCAGCGCGCCGTCCAGCACGGCGCGATGAGCAACAAACAGGCCGAGGCCATCGTGCCCGCGTTATGGGTACCGGTGCCACCGGAGCAACTCCCCGGCCCGGCCGAGCGGTTGCAGTTCAACCACAACACCTTCGGCGAGCGCTACGTCACCGACGGCCTGTACGGGCTGATCAAGCTGCGCGGCTACGCCGAGCAGTACGAGCAGGCCGTCTACGAGCTCGCCCGGCGCATCGTCCAGGTCGCCGAGACCGCCCACCTGGACCCCATCCGCCCGCTGGACTACCGGAACGTGCCGAGTGCCTTCGGCTCCAGCGGCAGCCCGGCCCGCACCCTGCACGTGACCGTGGCCGCCGCCTCCCGGCACGATCTGCCCGAGGGCCGCACCCCCGAGTACTACGGGGACAGCGCGCTCGAGTGGAACCCGTACCACCCGGTCGCCCAGCGGCCCATCGCCTATGTCGCCGAGGACCTGGTCAAGAACCTCAACTACCAGACCACCATGTCCTCCTTCGACGACGAGGCCGGGCACCTCGACAGCAAGCAGCTGCCGACCCGGCCGGAGATCCTGATCGTCGACCGGTGGGCGGTGGAGGACGAACAGCGGCGCCGGCGCCTGGCCGCCTTCGACCGGGAGCCCCGGCCGTGGGTCAACGTGGTCGTGCCGTGGAACCGGTACGACCATCAGAGCCGGTCGAAGGAGAACGAGCTGGCCGACCGGCTGGAGAACACCATGCCCAAGACGATGAGCCAGGGCCGGGCAGCCTGCCGGGCCGCCGCGAACGGCGTGGCCAACGTGGAGACCCTCGGCCAGATCCTGCCGCAGGTGGTCGAGGCGGCCGCCCAGCAGTTCCTCAGACACGCGCAGCCGTATCCGCCGAAGGGCGACACCTCCATCGAACGGCCCCGGTTGCTGGGGCCGATGGGGATGAACGGGCCGCCCGGGCCGCCATCGCCCCGCGTCCCTTTCCCGCCCGACTCCGACCGGCACCGGACCGGGCCGGCGGGCGCCGGCCTCCACGACAACGACGACAACGACACCGACCGGGGGGACGCGGATGACAGCGAGCAGTGA